A section of the Oryza sativa Japonica Group chromosome 1, ASM3414082v1 genome encodes:
- the LOC4327090 gene encoding peroxidase P7, giving the protein MGWSSSRAMLVARAVALAVVFLAAEAQLSPGYYNATCPGVVSIVRRGMAQAVQKESRMGASILRLFFHDCFVNGCDASILLDDTANFTGEKNAGPNANSVRGYEVIDAIKAQLEASCKATVSCADIITLAARDAVNLLGGPNWTVPLGRRDARTTSQSAANTNLPPPGASLASLLSMFSAKGLDARDLTALSGAHTVGWARCSTFRTHIYNDTGVNATFASQLRTKSCPTTGGDGNLAPLELQAPNTFDNAYFTDLLSRRVLLRSDQELFGSGAGNGTTDAFVRAYAANATTFAADFAAAMVRLGNLSPLTGKNGEVRINCRRVNSS; this is encoded by the exons ATGGGGTGGTCGTCGTCAAGGGCTATGCTCGTGGCGCGCGCTGTGGCCTTGGCGGTGGTGTTCCTCGCGGCGGAGGCTCAGCTGTCGCCGGGGTACTACAACGCGACGTGCCCCGGGGTGGTGTCCATCGTGCGCCGCGGCATGGCGCAGGCAGTGCAGAAGGAGTCGCGCATGGGCGCCTCCATCCTCCGCCTcttcttccacgactgcttcgtcaaC GGGTGCGACGCCTCCATCTTGCTCGACGACACGGCGAACTTCACCGGGGAGAAGAACGCCGGGCCGAACGCCAACTCGGTGCGCGGGTACGAGGTCATCGACGCCATCAAGGCGCAGCTCGAGGCCTCCTGCAAGGCcaccgtctcctgcgccgacatcaTCACGCTCGCCGCGCGCGACGCCGTCAACCTG CTCGGGGGCCCGAACTGGACGGTGCCGCTGGGGCGGCGTGACGCGCGCACGACGAGCCAGAGCGCGGCGAACACCAACCTGCCGCCGCCCGGCGCGAGCCTCGCGTCGCTCCTGTCGATGTTCAGCGCCAAGGGCCTCGACGCGCGGGACCTCACCGCGCTGTCGGGCGCGCACACCGTCGGGTGGGCGCGCTGCTCCACCTTCCGCACGCACATCTACAACGACACCGGCGTGAACGCCACCTTCGCCTCGCAGCTGCGCACCAAGTCCTGCCcgaccaccggcggcgacggcaacctcgCGCCGCTCGAGCTGCAGGCGCCCAACACCTTCGACAACGCCTACTTCACGGACCTCCTCAGCCGCCGCGTCCTGCTGCGCTCCGACCAGGAGCTCttcggcagcggcgccggcaaTGGCACCACGGACGCGTTCGTGCGCGCGTACGCCGCCAACGCGACGACGTTCGCGGCGGACTTCGCCGCCGCGATGGTGAGGCTGGGCAACCTGAGCCCGCTCACCGGGAAGAACGGCGAGGTACGGATCAACTGCCGGCGAGTGAACTCATCATGA